A region of Culicoides brevitarsis isolate CSIRO-B50_1 chromosome 1, AGI_CSIRO_Cbre_v1, whole genome shotgun sequence DNA encodes the following proteins:
- the LOC134837119 gene encoding spectrin beta chain isoform X4: MTTDISVVRWDPSQGPEYIDEYEYDGGNSSSRLFERSRIKALAEERETVQKKTFTKWVNSHLVRVNSRVGDLYVDMRDGKNLIRLLEVLSGERLPRPTKGKMRIHCLENVDKALQFLREQRVHLENIGSHDIVDGNASLSLGLIWTIILRFQIQDITIEEVDNKETKSAKDALLLWCQMKTAGYNNVNIRNFTTSWRDGLAFNAIIHKHRPDLIQFEKLSKNNPIYNLNNAFNVAEDKLGLTKLLDAEDIFVEHPDEKSIITYVVTYYHYFSKMKQETVQGKRIGKVVGIAMDNDRMINEYEGLTSDLLQWIETTIVSLGDREFSNSLAGVQGQLAQFSNYRTVEKPPKFVEKGNLEVLLFTLQSKMRANNQKPYTPKEGKMISDINKAWERLEKAEHERELALREELIRQEKLEQLAARFNRKASMRETWLSENQRLVSQDNFGFDLAAVEAAAKKHEAIETDIFAYEERVQAVVAVCNELEQEKYHDIVRIVERKENVLRLWTYLLELLRARRSRLECSINLQQNFQEMLYILDSMEEIKQRLLTDDYGKHLMGVEDLLQKHSLVEADINVLGERVKQVVQNSQRFLSEEVEDYKPCDPSIIVNRVQQLEDAYAELVKLAVERRSRLEESRKLWQFYWDMADEENWIKEKEQIVSTGDIGHDLTTIHLLLSKHKALESEIHSHDPQLMSVVAIGDDLVRQGHFGADRIKERLQEILASWNGLLDSAAYRRKRLEDAVEYHQLFADAEDIDAWMLDALKLVSSEDVGNDESHVQSLLKKHKDVADELKSYSETIEQLHKQAQALTSTLTPEEKEKVADRLAKINERYNELLELSKLRKQRLLDTLSKYKLLSESDGVEQWITEKEKMLATMTPGRDIEDVEIMKHRYEGFDKEMNANASRVAVVNQLARQLLHVEHPDSEEITARQNKLNQEWGQLRDKAEAKREELASAHGVQTFYIECRETVSWIEDKKRILTETDSLQMDLTGVMTLQRRLSGMDRDLAAIQAKLSALEKEADSIEGEHPEEAALIREKVSQIQIIWEQLTHMLRERDAKLEEAGDLHRFLRDLDHFQAWLTKTQTDVASEDQPTTLADAEKLLTQHQSIKEEIDNYTDDYSKMMEYGEGLTSDPSQSEDPQYMFLRERLRALKDGWEELHQMWENRQVLLSQSLDQQLFNRDARQAEVLLSQQEHVLSKDDTPVNLEQAENQLKRHEAFLTTMEANDEKINTICQVADSLVQKEHFDADKIHKRADSIVGRRDANKERAIEMHEKLKNQVKLHEFLQDLEELTEWVQEKHLTSKDDTYRSAKTVHSKWTRHQAFEAEIAANKERLHEAEKAAQELMAEKPEFREIIEPKLRDLSEHFEDLEKTTKEKGELLFDAKREVIVQQSVDDIDSWIDELEKQVVSTDTGSDLTSVNILMQKHQIIQTQMAVKARQVDDIDKQTEVLAKTIPQDKVEPIVMKKKVVGERFERIKAPLLERQRLLEKKKEAFQFRRDVEEEKLWIEEKLPLATSEDLGNSLFNVHVLKKKNQSLSTEIDNHEPRISTICNNGQKLIDEEHEDASDYGDLIRDLRQRWQELKDAIDERRRNLENSERVQQYFFDAAEAEAWMSEQELYMMVEDRGKDETSGQNCMKKHNVLEQSVEDYANTIRQLGETARQLTSEHHPNADQVAVKQSQLDKLYAGLKDLAGERRAKLDEALQLFMLHREVDDLEQWIAERELVAASQELGQDYDHVTLLWDRFREFAHDTNQIGSERVAKANSIADEFIHSGHSDSATIAELKDSLNEQWQDLLELIETRTQMLAASRELHKYFHDCKDILGRIIEKQHAVSDELGRDAGSISALQRKHQNFIQDLMTLHSQVQQIQEESSKLQASYAGEKAREITNREQEVLQAWANLQARCDARKQKLADTSDLFKFFNMVRTLMLWMEDVVRQMNTSEKPRDVSGVELLMNNHQSLKAEIDTREDNFAACIALGKELLTREHYASAEIKERLVQLSNSRNALLLRWEERWENLQLILEVYQFARDAAVAEAWLIAQEPYLMSTELGHTIDEVENLIKKHEAFEKSAAAQEERFSALERLTTFELKEMKRRQEAAEKAEQDRIRAEEEAKAALEAQAEAERRAERSGDQADAPGSPQREKESVALRATSPIEKERPMSQPERPSPGGMEDGVIEGTLTRKHEWESTTKKASNRSWDKVYTVAKNGKLLFFKDQKTSRQVPEQTFKGEPALELTGAVVEIASDYTKKKNVFRIKLSNGGEFLLQTHDDAELNNWVSTLKQHCDALSGTESRSQTLPASSQKDEPKRRSFFTLKKK; encoded by the exons ATGACGACAGATATTTCTGTAGTTCGTTGGGATCCCAGCCAGGGACCCGAATACATTGACGAGTACGAGTATGACGGAGGAAATTCGAGCTCTCGACTCTTTGAACGTTCCAGAATTAAGGCATTAGCAG AGGAACGTGAGACTGTACAAAAGAAAACCTTCACAAAATGGGTAAATTCACACCTGGTTCGTGTCAATTCCCGTGTCGGCGATTTGTATGTGGATATGCGTGACGGCAAAAATCTGATTAGACTTTTGGAGGTATTGTCGGGCGAACGATTGCCGCGTCCCACAAAGGGCAAAATGCGTATCCATTGCTTGGAGAATGTCGATAAAGCGTTGCAATTTTTGCGCGAGCAACGTGTGCATTTGGAGAATATCGGATCGCACGATATCGTCGATGGCAATGCCAGTTTGAGTTTGGGTCTCATTTGGACCATCATTTTGAGATTCcag ATCCAAGACATCACAATCGAAGAAGTCGACAACAAAGAAACAAAATCCGCGAAAGACGCTTTGCTGTTATGGTGTCAAATGAAAACCGCGGGCTACAACAACGTCAATATCCGCAACTTTACCACGTCATGGCGCGACGGTCTCGCCTTCAACGCAATCATCCACAAACATCGTCCCGACTTGATtcaattcgaaaaattgtccAAGAACAATCCAATTTACAACCTAAACAATGCATTTAACGTAGCTGAAGACAAATTAGGCCTCACAAAGCTCTTGGATGCCGAAGACATTTTCGTCGAGCATCCCgatgaaaaatcaatcatCACCTACGTCGTTACCTACTACCATTACTTTAGCAAAATGAAGCAAGAAACGGTCCAGGGCAAGCGTATTGGCAAAGTTGTTGGCATCGCGATGGATAACGATCGCATGATCAACGAATACGAAGGTTTAACGAGCGACCTCCTGCAATGGATCGAAACCACAATCGTTTCTTTGGGAGATCGCGAGTTTTCCAACTCCCTCGCTGGCGTTCAGGGACAACTTGCGCAATTCAGCAACTACCGTACGGTTGAAAAACCCCCGAAATTCGTCGAAAAAGGCAACTTGGAAGTCCTTCTCTTCACCTTGCAGTCCAAAATGCGAGCGAATAATCAAAAACCTTACACCCCCAAGGAAGGCAAGATGATTTCCGACATCAACAAGGCATGGGAACGCTTGGAAAAGGCCGAACATGAACGAGAACTCGCCTTACGCGAAGAATTGATTCGTCAAGAGAAATTGGAGCAACTCGCGGCACGTTTCAACCGAAAAGCATCGATGCGCGAAACGTGGCTCAGCGAAAATCAACGTCTCGTCTCGCAAGACAACTTTGGCTTTGACTTGGCAGCTGTCGAAGCAGCAGCGAAGAAACACGAGGCAATCGAAACCGACATTTTCGCGTACGAGGAACGCGTTCAAGCTGTCGTTGCCGTTTGCAATGAACtggaacaagaaaaatatcacgATATTGTCCGAATTGTCGAACGTAAGGAGAATGTCTTGCGTTTGTGGACGTATTTGCTTGAATTGCTCCGTGCCCGACGCTCGAGATTGGAATGCAGCATCAATTTGCAACAAAACTTCCAAGAAATGTTGTACATTTTGGATTCCATGGAAGAAATCAAGCAACGTCTCTTGACCGACGACTACGGAAAACACTTGATGGGCGTCGAAGATCTCTTGCAAAAGCATTCGCTCGTCGAAGCGGACATAAATGTGCTCGGGGAACGCGTCAAACAAGTCGTGCAGAACAGTCAACGCTTCTTGAGCGAAGAAGTTGAGGATTACAAGCCATGCGATCCTTCCATCATCGTAAATCGCGTGCAACAACTCGAAGATGCGTATGCCGAGCTTGTTAAACTTGCCGTCGAACGTCGTTCCCGTTTGGAGGAATCCCGAAAATTATGGCAATTCTATTGGGATATGGCTGACGAGGAAAATTGGATCAAAGAAAAGGAACAAATTGTCTCGACAGGCGATATTGGTCACGATTTGACCACAATTCACTTGCTTTTGTCAAAACACAAGGCTTTGGAGTCTGAAATCCATTCGCATGACCCACAATTGATGTCTGTCGTTGCTATCGGCGACGATTTAGTCCGTCAGGGACACTTTGGAGCGGATCGCATCAAAGAACGCTTGCAAGAAATCCTCGCCAGTTGGAATGGACTTCTCGATTCCGCCGCATATCGTCGCAAACGCTTGGAAGATGCCGTCGAATATCATCAACTCTTCGCCGATGCCGAAGATATTGACGCTTGGATGTTAGATGCCCTCAAATTAGTGTCCAGCGAAGATGTTGGCAACGACGAAAGTCACGTACAATCCCTCTTGAAGAAGCACAAAGACGTCGCCGACGAATTAAAATCCTATTCGGAGACTATTGAGCAACTTCATAAACAAGCCCAAGCTCTAACCTCAACTTTAACCCctgaagaaaaggaaaaagtcGCTGATCGTCTCGCGAAAATCAACGAACGGTACAATGAACTCTTGGAATTGTCGAAATTACGCAAGCAACGTCTCTTGGACACCCTCAGCAAGTACAAACTCTTGTCCGAAAGCGACGGAGTCGAGCAATGGATCACCGAAAAGGAGAAAATGCTCGCTACAATGACGCCGGGACGCGATATCGAAGATGTTGAGATCATGAAGCATCGTTACGAAGGCTTCGATAAGGAAATGAACGCCAATGCGTCGCGCGTTGCGGTTGTAAATCAACTTGCGCGTCAATTGTTGCATGTTGAACATCCCGATTCGGAAGAAATTACCGCCCGACAGAACAAATTGAACCAAGAATGGGGTCAATTACGCGACAAAGCGGAAGCAAAACGTGAGGAACTCGCTTCAGCTCATGGCGTTCAAACATTTTACATTGAATGTCGCGAAACTGTGTCCTGGATTGAAGATAAAAAGCGAATTCTCACGGAAACGGATTCGCTTCAGATGGATTTGACCGGCGTGATGACATTGCAACGTCGTTTATCGGGTATGGATCGCGATTTGGCAGCAATTCAAGCGAAACTTTCCGCTTTGGAGAAAGAAGCTGACTCAATTGAAGGCGAACATCCCGAAGAAGCTGCTTTGATTCGTGAAAAAGTCTCGCAAATTCAGATTATTTGGGAGCAACTCACCCATATGTTGCGCGAACGTGATGCCAAATTGGAAGAAGCGGGAGATTTGCATCGTTTCTTGCGCGATTTGGATCATTTCCAGGCGTGGTTGACGAAAACTCAAACAGATGTCGCTTCAGAAGATCAACCAACCACTTTGGCTGATGCTGAAAAGCTTCTTACGCAACATCAAAGTATCAAGGAGGAAATTGACAACTACACCGATGATTATTCAAAGATGATGGAATATGGCGAAGGTCTAACTTCAGATCCGAGTCAATCGGAAGACCCGCAATACATGTTCTTGCGTGAGAGATTACGCGCCTTGAAAGACGGTTGGGAAGAACTTCATCAAATGTGGGAGAATCGTCAAGTACTGCTCTCGCAAAGTTTGGATCAGCAACTTTTCAATCGCGATGCGCGTCAAGCTGAAGTTTTGTTGAGTCAACAAGAACACGTTTTGAGCAAGGATGATACGCCAGTTAATCTCGAACAAGCTGAGAATCAGTTGAAGAGACACGAAGCCTTCTTGACGACAATGGAGGCaaatgatgagaaaattaatacaatttgTCAAGTTGCCGATTCGTTGGTGCAAAAGGAACATTTCGATGCTGATAAGATTCATAAACGGGCAGATAGCATTGTGGGACGGCGTGATGCGAATAAGGAACGCGCCATTGAGATGCACGAGAAATTGAAGAATCAAGTCAAGTTGCATGAATTCTTGCAGGATTTGGAGGAACTCACTGAATGG gttCAAGAAAAACACTTGACATCCAAAGACGACACATACCGCAGCGCCAAGACCGTTCACTCCAAATGGACTCGCCATCAAGCATTCGAAGCAGAAATCGCTGCCAACAAGGAACGCTTGCACGAAGCGGAAAAAGCTGCACAAGAACTCATGGCAGAAAAACCCGAATTCCGCGAAATAATCGAACCCAAATTACGCGATCTTTCCGAACACTTTGAAGATCtcgaaaaaaccacaaaagaaAAGGGCGAACTCTTGTTCGACGCAAAACGCGAAGTCATTGTGCAACAAAGTGTCGACGATATCGACTCCTGGATCGACGAACTCGAGAAACAAGTTGTCAGCACTGACACGGGCTCCGATTTGACATCCGTGAacattttgatgcaaaaacatcaaattatcCAGACGCAAATGGCAGTCAAGGCCCGTCAAGTTGACGACATCGACAAACAAACGGAAGTATTGGCAAAGACAATCCCGCAGGACAAAGTTGAGCCGATCgtgatgaagaaaaaagtcgTTGGCGAACGTTTCGAACGCATCAAGGCACCGTTATTGGAACGCCAACGCTTGTTGGAGAAGAAAAAGGAAGCTTTCCAATTCCGACGCGATGTTGAGGAGGAAAAATTATGGATCGAAGAGAAATTGCCGCTTGCTACATCGGAAGATCTCGGAAATTCGCTGTTCAACGTGCacgttttgaagaaaaagaacCAATCGTTGTCCACGGAGATCGATAATCATGAGCCGCGCATCAGCACGATCTGCAAtaacggtcaaaaattgatcgaTGAAGAGCACGAAGATGCCAGCGACTACGGAGACTTGATCCGGGACTTGCGTCAACGTTGGCAGGAGCTCAAAGACGCCATCGATGAGCGTCGTCGCAACTTGGAGAACTCCGAACGTGTTCAACAATACTTCTTCGATGCTGCCGAAGCCGAAGCATGGATGAGCGAACAAGAATTGTACATGATGGTCGAAGATCGTGGCAAGGACGAGACTTCGGGACAAAATTGCATGAAGAAACACAACGTTTTGGAGCAAAGTGTCGAAGATTATGCCAACACAATTCGTCAATTAGGCGAAACTGCGCGTCAACTAACCTCGGAACATCATCCAAATGCCGATCAAGTTGCCGTCAAACAATCGCAACTCGACAAATTGTACGCCGGATTGAAGGATTTGGCCGGGGAACGTCGCGCCAAGTTGGATGAAGCGTTGCAACTCTTCATGTTACATCGCGAAGTCGACGATTTGGAACAATGGATCGCCGAACGTGAACTCGTAGCTGCTTCGCAAGAGCTCGGACAAGATTACGATCACGTTACCTTACTTTGGGATCGTTTCCGCGAATTTGCGCATGACACAAACCAAATCGGAAGTGAACGTGTCGCGAAGGCAAACAGCATCGCCGATGAATTTATCCACTCGGGACACTCAGATTCAGCTACAATTGCCGAATTAAAGGATTCCTTGAACGAACAATGGCAAGATTTGCTCGAACTCATCGAGACTCGAACCCAAATGCTCGCCGCTTCACGCGAACTTCACAAATATTTCCACGATTGCAAGGACATTTTGGGTCGCATCATCGAGAAACAACATGCCGTCTCCGACGAGTTGGGAAGAGATGCCGGTTCCATTTCCGCTTTGCAACGCaaacatcaaaatttcatccaaGATTTGATGACGTTGCATTCGCAAGTGCAACAAATCCAAGAGGAATCCTCGAAATTGCAAGCTTCGTATGCCGGCGAGAAGGCGCGCGAAATTACAAATCGCGAACAAGAAGTTCTTCAGGCATGGGCTAATTTGCAGGCTCGATGCGACGCGCGCAAACAAAAATTGGCAGACACAAGTGACTtgtttaaattcttcaatatGGTCCGTACGTTGATGCTGTGGATGGAAGATGTCGTGCGGCAAATGAACACGTCGGAGAAGCCGCGAGATGTGTCGGGCGTTGAGCTGTTGATGAATAATCATCAGAGTTTGAAGGCGGAAATTGACACGAGAGAGGATAATTTTGCAGCGTGCATTGCTTTGGGCAAGGAACTTTTGACACGCGAACATTATGCATCGGCAGAGATCAAGGAGCGCCTTGTACAATTGAGCAACAGTCGAAATGCTCTTCTTCTCCGATGGGAGGAACGTTGGGAGAATTTGCAATTaa ttCTTGAAGTTTATCAATTCGCACGTGACGCCGCTGTTGCCGAAGCATGGTTGATCGCGCAAGAACCTTACTTGATGTCAACTGAATTGGGACACACAATTGACGAAGTCGAAAACTTGATTAAGAAACACGAAGCATTCGAAAAGTCTGCTGCTGCGCAAGAAGAGCGTTTCAGTGCATTGGAGCGATTGACAACG tTTGAGCTCAAGGAAATGAAACGTCGACAAGAAGCGGCAGAAAAGGCAGAACAGGATCGTATTCGCGCCGAGGAAGAAGCTAAAGCAGCGTTGGAAGCACAAGCTGAGGCAGAACGACGCGCCGAACGATCTGGCGACCAAGCTGATGCACCCGGATCGCCTCAACGTGAAAAGGAATCag ttgCCTTGCGTGCAACATCACCAATAGAAAAAGAAAGACCAATGTCTCAGCCAG aacgcCCAAGTCCGGGAGGTATGGAAGATGGAGTTATCGAAGGTACTTTAACGAGAAAACACGAATGGGAATCAACGACAAAGAAGGCATCTAATCGATCATGGGATAaa gtCTACACGGTAGCTAAAAATGGCAAGCTATTATTCTTCAAGGATCAGAAGACATCGCGACAAGTTCCTGAACAAACATTCAAGGGAGAACCAGCTTTAGAATTAACGGGAGCCGTTGTTGAAATTGCCAGTGATTAcacaaagaagaagaatgtCTTCagaataaa atTATCCAACGGCGGAGAATTCCTTTTGCAAACGCACGACGACGCCGAATTAAATAACTGGGTGTCGACTCTGAAACAACATTGCGACGCCTTGAGTGGCACAGAAAGCCGATCACAAACATTACCGGCGTCATCACAAAAGGACGAACCAAAGAGACGGTCATTCTTCACGttgaagaaaaagtaa